The nucleotide sequence CCGCAGCCCGCCCCGCCGAGCCCGACGTCTTCGCCGTCGCCGCCCAGCGCCGCCGGCGCATGCTGAGCCTTCTCCTGGTCCTATTGATCGTGTCGGTGGCCCTGGTCGTCATGGGCCGAGCGCCCGCCTGGGCGCCCGCCGGCCCCGGAGTGCTGCTGTTCCTCTTCCTGTTCGTCGCCCGCCGCGCCGCTGTTCTCCAAGCCCGCCGCCGACGGGTCGAGGCTCGCCGCCGCGCCTCCTCGCGTCAGCGAGAGGCCCGTCAGGCCGCCGTCGTCTGGGCCTCGGACACAGAGTCGTCCGAGGCTGAGGAAGGGACACCCCGCCGCCTCGTCCTGCCGGATGAGCTCGTGGCCGAAGCGCCGGTTGAGGATCCCAACGCCTGGTCGCCCGTCTCGGTGCCGCTGCCGACCTATCTCACCAAGGCCAAGGCCACCCGCCCCGCGGCCCGGAAGATCGACCTCGGCCAGCCGGGCGCCTGGACCTCCGGCCGCCTCGACCCCGCCAGCTCCATCGAACTGCCCCGCCGTGACCCTGCGGAGCGCCCTGCCGCGTCGTCGGAACCTGTCGACGCCACGGACGCCGAGGACGTGGTCGAGGAGCGCCGCCGCGCCGTCGGCGACTAGCGACCGATTGGGTCGCGGGCCGGTCCGGATGGTAAAGTCGCGGGGGTTCCAGGGGCTGTGGCGCAGCTGGTAGCGCACCTCGTTCGCAACGAGGGGGTCAGGGGTTCGAGTCCCCTCAGCTCCACCCTCAGCTCCACTATGTGATGAGTCGGGACATCGTTCATGCGAGGCGAGAGCTCGGCCAGGGGCCGGGCTCTCGTTGCGTTTCGCGCCAAGAGCGCTTCCGCGGTTCGGGGAGCACGAGGCCGGCGGCGGTGATGATCCGTCGGATGGTCAAGATGGCTGGGGGCGGGTCGATGCCCTCGGCGACCAGGTGTCACGCGATGGGGGCCGCCCGCGGCGTCCAACGCCCTTCGATGATGAGCTTCTCGCGCAGCTCGAGGGTCCGGGCCTGCAGCGGCTCGGGGGCGTCCGTGGGCGTTGCGGGGCCGTCGCGACCGCGGCTCGAGCCCGTCCAGGATGTCAGCCGCCGCTGGAGATTGCGACGTTGGCCTCACCGAGGATGCCGATGATGCATGGTCGGGGTGGCCGAGTGCCGTAGGGGCGGTGGCAGTGCCGCCGCGCTTGGCACGTCTGCGTGTCCCGCCTGGCTCGCTGGAGGTCACGTGTCGCGCCGGGAATGCCCTGTTTGCGGTTCCCCAAGACGAACCAGGCAGCGACGCTAGCCGCGACTGCGGCGGCGGGTACTCGCCGATACATGGCGGTGCCACGCCGGTACCAAGCCCGTCGGTCGGTACGGCGACGCTGCCGACCCGACCGGGAAGCCGTCGAGCCGCTCGTCGTCACCTCCAGCGACGCCGACGTCGTCGTCTCCCGTACCGCCTGGGGCCTGTCAAGTTTTTCGTGTAAGACAGGGCAAACCTTTACCTTGATGTGACTTTTCTAGGTGAGTCTTCCGGGGAATTCCACGACCAGGAAGTTTAGTGCTTTCTTCCATCCATGGGTTCCGGTGCCTGATGCTCCTCCTCGTTTCCGGCTGATGTTACGGATCCCGAGAAAGAGCAGCTTCATGGCGGCGTCATCGTCGGGGAAGTGGCCGCGGGTCTTGGTGATCTTCCGTAGCTGGTAGTTGATTGATTCGATCAGGTTCGTCGTGTAGACGATTCGGCGTAGCTCGGCCGGGTAATCCAGGAACGGGATGAACTCGTTCCACGCATTCTTCCACACCTCGATCGCGCCGGGATACTGCTGCCCGAAATTCTGCTCGAATTCTTTCAACGCGATCTCGGCCGCCGCGACGCCGGGAGCGGTGTAGATGTGACGCATCGCCGTGGCGACCTTTTTCCGGTCGCCGTAGGAGATGAACCGCATCGTATTGCGGATCACGTGCACCACACAGGTTTGCACGGTGACCTTGTCGAACACGCTGCGCGCGGCGTCAGGCAGCCCGGTCAGCCCGTCGCAGCACAGGATGAGGACGTCGCGCAGGCCCCGGTTGCGCAGCTGCGTGAGCACGTGCGCCCAGAACTTCGCGCCCTCCTCCGCGGCGATCCAGATCCCCAGCACGTCCTTCAACCCGTCGACGTCGACGCCCACGACCAGGTGTGCGGACTTCAGCGTGACCGAGCCGCGGTCGCGGACCCGGATCCGGATGGCGTCGACGTAGACGATCGGGTAGACCTCGTCGACCGGCCGGTTCTGCCACAGTGTGATCTCGTCCACGACCACGTCGGTGATCTTGGAGATCAGCGCCGGCGACGTGTTGATGTCGTAGATCTCCTTCAGGTGCGCCTCGATCTCCCGGGTCGATAGCCCGCGCGCATACAACGACAGAATGATGTCCTCGATCGCGCCGACACGCCGGGAGTGTTTCGGCACGATCTGCGGGGCGAATGTCGAATTCCGGTCTCGTGGCACGGTCACGTTCACCGGGCCGGCCGTCGTCGCGACCGTCTTGGCCGAACGCCCATTCCGGGAGTTCCCCGATCCGCGCCCAGCCGGATCACCGGGCTCATAACCGAGATGATCGGTCATCTCGGTCTCCAACGCCCGCTCCAGAACTCTCGACGTCAACCGATTCAACAACCCATGAACACCATCAACCGGTGTCCCGGACGACTCGGCATCCGCCAACAGATTATCAATCGCCTCATCCGACAACACCGCCGCCAACCGACGAGCTGCCTCATCCGAGGAATCGACAACCTTCTCCTGCTCCGACACAAAGAATCCTCTCGCGGCCACGACGCAAACACGCCCGGACCAATCCTGGCCCACCCGGCCTTACACGAAAGATTCAACACGCCCACCGCCTGATCCAGGCCGTCGGTCCCGCATCGGCCACGAGGGTGTGCACCCACCGCCACGACACATTGAACCGGCGGTCCGCTTCTGCCTTGGTCAAGCCGTGCTCCAGGACGGACAGCGCGATGACCTTGATCTTCGACATGCCCGAACCGTCCGGCCCGCCAGGTCGGCGATGGCTGCGGCACGCAGGGCTATCAACGATGCCTCTGGCGCGCGACAACCAAACCTCGCCGAAATGGCCGACGGCACTCATGACCAGCGGGTCATGCTCGACGACGTGGCCGACGACACCATCGCTGTCCCGCGCGACTCCATGTACCAAGAGGGCAAGGGCACCTGGTACAACGGCACCCTCATCGTCAGCGACGGAGGCAAACTCGACGCCACCTTCGATTACGACAGTCGGCCCTTCGAGGGCATGGCGGGCGACCCGAGCAACGACGGCAGCGCTTCGCGCGAACACCTCCTTGAGGACCACCGCACACCCCCGCGATGTGGCGCACCTGCCTCAGTGGCATCCGGCACGTCAGGGTCTACCTGAACGCGGGTTCAGATCTACCGTGCCAAACGGCCCAACCGTCCGGCGACCTCAGCCCATGGCACCTCTGGCGTGAGGTGACTCCATGACACTCGGATGGCGCCGGCAATCTGAGCGTCGGGCAGATTCGCCGCTGCCAGCACATGGCTCGGATCGTAGCTCTGTGAGGTGCACGCCGACCCGTTGGAGATCGCGACGACGTCCTTGAGAGCGACGATCGCTGCCTCGGAGTCAACGCCGGGCACAGTGAAGTTCAGCGTGTGCGGCACCGCTCGCTCAAGGTCGCCGTTCATCACCACGCCAAGGGGCTCGAGGGCGCTCAGCGCCTCCTTCCGGATCGCCTCACATTGCCGCCGCCAATCCTCATGCTCGCGAATGGCGATGGACGATGCGAGCCCCAGCCCTGCGATGAGGGCGACAGGAAGCGTGCCAGGTCGAAGCCCTCGCTCTTGGCCGCCCCCGAACATGATCGGGCTGAGTGGCGGTCGGCTGTACCGCCGCCGGCGGGTGACGAGCGCGCCGATGCCTTTCGGGGCGAAGATCTTGTGTCCTGATGCGCTTAGCAAGTCGATGCGAATGTTCCGTAAGGGCTCGAGGACCTTGCCGAACGCCTGAGCGGCGTCGACGTGGAAGTAGGCATCGTGCTTAGCCAGCACCTGGGCGATCTCGTCAATCGGTTGGATGACGCCGGTCTCGTTGTTGACTGCCATCGCTGATACGAGCAGCGTGTCTGGCCGGAGCGCGCGTCGGATCTCGTCCGGATCTATCCAGCCGCCTGGTGTAGGCGGAACCAGCGTCACGTCGAAGCCGCCGTGCGCGAGCTGCTCTAGAGGTTCGAGGACAGCCTTGTGCTCGATCTGCGTGGAGATGATGTGCTTCCTGCCGGTCTCGCGACCATGCGCCTCAAGACCAAGTATCGAGATGTTGTTGCTCTCGGTCGCGCCGCTCGTAAAGATGATCTCGTCGGGCGCGGCAGCCACCGCAGCGGCGACTTCCTGCCGCGCTCGGTTCACCCGCTCCTTGGCTACTTGGCCGTAGCTATGGGTGCGACTGCCCGCATTGCCGAACTCGTGCTCCATGTACGTAAGAACTTCAGCCCGGATGCGCGGATCGACGGGCGTTGTCGCGTTGGAGTCGAGATAAACCGGCTGGTCAGAGCGGACCGCAGCGTCTGAGGACCCGACCTTGTCGGTGGGCGCGCCTACCGTCATGTACGTGATCGTACACGTAGATTTGACGAACGTTCGTTATGAGGGCGACGCTTGTACGGATCGATCGGTCCGTACAAGCTCCGCTCCCGTGCGGGGCCGATTCAGCGGTAAGGGTGGACGGTGGGACGGGACAAGATCAAAGATGCGCCTGTGGCGCGGCCTCCGGCACGGTCCGTACAGACCGGCTTCGAGTACGTCTTCCCATCGATCCGGGGCGTCCAGGCCGGGCGCGAGTACTACGTCACCATGTGCCCTCTGAGACTCATCCCGCGCCTCTTTGTTTTTGATGAGGAGGAGCTGCCGCTAGAGATGCGCGCCCAGCGCAGTCTCAACAAGGCGCGCGTGCCCGAGATCGCCCGGTACGTGCTCGACAACGTCGACAGCTACGTCTTCTCCGCGCTGACAGCGTCTGTGGACGCGGACGTGACCTTTACGCCGATCGAGATGGGCGGGCCAAACGAGCGAGTAGGCACGCTCACCATCCCCATGTCAGCCAAGTTTGTGATCAACGACGGACAGCATCGTCGGGCCGGCATCCAGCAGGCGCTGTCGGAGAACCCCGAGCTC is from Jiangella alkaliphila and encodes:
- the sepX gene encoding divisome protein SepX/GlpR; this translates as MGYSGLIYAAIVAAWAAFLVPKWVRRNEEVEHARETDMERRVRVLSRRAGPPQAPHGVVTVPATSGAPAVSSPAARPAEPDVFAVAAQRRRRMLSLLLVLLIVSVALVVMGRAPAWAPAGPGVLLFLFLFVARRAAVLQARRRRVEARRRASSRQREARQAAVVWASDTESSEAEEGTPRRLVLPDELVAEAPVEDPNAWSPVSVPLPTYLTKAKATRPAARKIDLGQPGAWTSGRLDPASSIELPRRDPAERPAASSEPVDATDAEDVVEERRRAVGD
- a CDS encoding IS256 family transposase encodes the protein MAAVLSDEAIDNLLADAESSGTPVDGVHGLLNRLTSRVLERALETEMTDHLGYEPGDPAGRGSGNSRNGRSAKTVATTAGPVNVTVPRDRNSTFAPQIVPKHSRRVGAIEDIILSLYARGLSTREIEAHLKEIYDINTSPALISKITDVVVDEITLWQNRPVDEVYPIVYVDAIRIRVRDRGSVTLKSAHLVVGVDVDGLKDVLGIWIAAEEGAKFWAHVLTQLRNRGLRDVLILCCDGLTGLPDAARSVFDKVTVQTCVVHVIRNTMRFISYGDRKKVATAMRHIYTAPGVAAAEIALKEFEQNFGQQYPGAIEVWKNAWNEFIPFLDYPAELRRIVYTTNLIESINYQLRKITKTRGHFPDDDAAMKLLFLGIRNISRKRGGASGTGTHGWKKALNFLVVEFPGRLT
- the dndA gene encoding cysteine desulfurase DndA, which translates into the protein MTVGAPTDKVGSSDAAVRSDQPVYLDSNATTPVDPRIRAEVLTYMEHEFGNAGSRTHSYGQVAKERVNRARQEVAAAVAAAPDEIIFTSGATESNNISILGLEAHGRETGRKHIISTQIEHKAVLEPLEQLAHGGFDVTLVPPTPGGWIDPDEIRRALRPDTLLVSAMAVNNETGVIQPIDEIAQVLAKHDAYFHVDAAQAFGKVLEPLRNIRIDLLSASGHKIFAPKGIGALVTRRRRYSRPPLSPIMFGGGQERGLRPGTLPVALIAGLGLASSIAIREHEDWRRQCEAIRKEALSALEPLGVVMNGDLERAVPHTLNFTVPGVDSEAAIVALKDVVAISNGSACTSQSYDPSHVLAAANLPDAQIAGAIRVSWSHLTPEVPWAEVAGRLGRLAR